The following proteins are encoded in a genomic region of Candidatus Hydrogenedentota bacterium:
- a CDS encoding PQQ-like beta-propeller repeat protein gives MTVLMCALVVTSATAGESPQFRGPHRDGRFDEQGLLKTWPENGPPMLWMVRGLGNGYSSPSVAGGKIYVPGMIDPSTAGIFVIGLDGTIERKISLGAETNDSQAPGPRSTPTIDGDKLYMLSGLGEVCCIDIPTGEKRWTVNILERFVGPNIMYTLAESLLVDGDRVICTPGGPDASLVALNKNTGETVWTMKGFTDPASYCTPIIYPHNGRRLLVTETANFLVCGDADTGQFLWKVEHLTRDGIHACTPLYMDGLIYYTGGYKAGGGVVRVSADGTSVEPVWKDETLDCQHHGVVLDKGYIYGTSHMLGNHLICMDMKTGKVMWTTEEVLQGVVEYADGMLYIYEGPKRGLVHLVEANPESFKHAGQFAVTEGDGKHWAHPAIANGTLYIRHGDVLLAYDLRAKH, from the coding sequence TCGTGGCCCGCACCGCGACGGGCGTTTCGACGAACAAGGCCTGCTCAAGACCTGGCCCGAGAACGGTCCGCCAATGCTGTGGATGGTGCGTGGACTCGGCAACGGCTATTCGTCGCCTTCCGTGGCCGGAGGGAAGATCTATGTTCCGGGAATGATCGATCCTTCTACTGCGGGCATCTTTGTGATCGGCCTCGATGGGACGATTGAACGCAAGATTTCGCTTGGCGCGGAAACCAACGACTCGCAAGCCCCCGGACCCCGTTCCACACCCACCATCGACGGCGACAAACTGTACATGCTCTCCGGACTGGGTGAAGTCTGCTGTATCGATATCCCCACCGGCGAAAAGCGCTGGACCGTCAACATCCTCGAACGGTTCGTTGGTCCGAATATCATGTACACCCTCGCCGAATCCCTTCTCGTAGATGGCGACCGCGTCATCTGCACGCCGGGCGGCCCCGACGCAAGCCTCGTCGCGCTGAACAAGAACACGGGAGAGACGGTCTGGACCATGAAGGGCTTTACCGATCCTGCCTCCTACTGCACTCCCATCATCTATCCGCACAACGGCCGGCGGCTGCTCGTGACCGAGACAGCCAACTTCCTTGTTTGCGGCGACGCGGACACAGGGCAGTTCCTTTGGAAGGTCGAACACTTGACGCGCGACGGCATCCACGCGTGTACACCTCTCTACATGGACGGCCTGATTTACTACACCGGCGGGTACAAGGCAGGCGGCGGTGTTGTACGTGTTTCCGCCGACGGTACCAGCGTAGAACCCGTCTGGAAAGACGAAACCCTCGATTGCCAGCACCACGGCGTTGTGCTCGACAAAGGATACATCTACGGCACCAGCCATATGCTCGGCAATCATCTCATTTGCATGGACATGAAGACCGGGAAAGTCATGTGGACCACGGAGGAGGTGTTGCAGGGCGTTGTCGAATACGCCGACGGCATGCTCTACATCTACGAAGGTCCAAAACGCGGCCTCGTACACCTTGTGGAAGCTAATCCGGAGTCCTTCAAGCATGCCGGTCAATTTGCCGTCACCGAAGGCGACGGCAAACACTGGGCTCATCCCGCTATCGCCAACGGCACGCTCTACATTCGCCACGGTGATGTGCTGTTGGCCTACGACTTGCGCGCCAAACACTAA